Proteins from a single region of Terriglobia bacterium:
- a CDS encoding S8 family serine peptidase, giving the protein MHSMKLRYVLLGPFLAASAVVALPDTGPTSAGAPLEIDLASGTFRPFDSKASSPTWFAPATVALSASDRRYLVAITRAPLDASERRQIESAGAELLDVLPRNGYRVRVSPGAELSIRRLPFVAWLGELPRHLKIEPSLASRAGSPPGPTPVRAVLAAGEPERRAVGVLAGLGAIAAPSGKDGAWRVTATVPSGQLAAVLSALASLPEVEAVEIAKPVRPFNQDAVWVHQSFVGPSPQQTPIFDHGLFGCGQILAIADIAQDYDSCYFRDTVNGPPPVVACGGAPCPAAAPAPGRRKDILYYNWSGGPTGEEDTCPATITGTSGHGTHTSGTLAGDAAPYADCAAYTTAGRNGGDGLAPGAKLVVEEMGDGFEYLNNLGGTLWNLADVAYQTGARVHSDSWGAACFDLLGECIPGCTMPYDSYARDADLAMWSHPDLLLVAAAGNAGLYCPPPISVGTPANAKNPISVGAVGHGTSASTPSDFTSPGPVEDGRLAPTIAAQGESTVSAASDASLFSNNCASCSLDGTSMSAPTVAGLAALVREYFTAGFYPGGARNPALGFAPSAALLKAILVDGAVALGTSAPNPDFTAGYGRAQLDRTLAFAGGTFRLRVDDRREGITTGSVVTHAYDVSAGSPFRATLVWTDYPAAIGAAVARVNEIELEVVDPAGNVWFQTLDPTSGLPVPTTNPAAPHDARNVVERLVFDAPAAGRWVVRVRGVAVPWAPQPFALVVRGALADCPAPTAPGAPSLSTPADRQVLVSWGAVAGAAAYNVYRSFGPCPGGPYTPVASAVTDPSFLDTTVDGGVTYTYVVTAASDPSGTCESGRSPCASVVPAGDCTLPPSFRGIKAAESAGLPSCTVVLSWDPATAYCPGDVRYNVYRGGASTFAPGPQSRIARCLVGSSFTDSVDLVDGSIRWYVVRAEDASSGHGGPCRGGNEEMNTTALAASPDGPPTLGTWSDDAGDTGSAKMDATPPWSASPAGGHAGPKTYNASSSAGICADLATPVLVLADPGQGPALQFWTKHDLEYDPSGEIFGREGSLGQVEIAAGPSFVNWTRVPLAPNYPATVDFPFNDCATTQNPGNYFTGPQATYTAYTASLANWAGGEVKVRFHLSGDYLYPGGSWQVDDVAVAGAMVPGACASAAAGPPPIPDGAIVPGQPLRASRSGASVVLTWDASQCPAAAVDVYRGTIGNFTAFNGGACGLPPTGSATLAIPDGSWFLVAATDGGSADGSYGRTISGSEIVYAGASAACPGIVSHVTNNACP; this is encoded by the coding sequence GTGCACAGCATGAAGCTCCGGTACGTCCTTCTCGGGCCCTTTCTTGCCGCTTCCGCCGTCGTCGCGCTACCGGACACCGGCCCCACGTCCGCCGGAGCCCCCCTCGAGATCGACCTCGCGAGTGGAACGTTCCGCCCCTTCGACAGCAAGGCGTCCTCTCCCACTTGGTTCGCGCCGGCGACCGTCGCGCTGAGCGCGAGCGACCGCCGGTACCTCGTCGCCATCACCCGCGCCCCCCTCGACGCGAGCGAACGGCGGCAGATCGAATCCGCGGGCGCGGAGCTGCTCGACGTCCTCCCGCGAAACGGATACCGGGTCCGGGTGTCTCCGGGCGCGGAGCTGTCGATCCGCCGCCTGCCGTTCGTGGCCTGGCTCGGCGAGCTTCCGCGGCACCTCAAGATCGAGCCGAGCCTCGCCTCGCGCGCCGGCTCGCCGCCGGGCCCGACGCCCGTTCGAGCCGTCCTCGCCGCGGGCGAGCCGGAGCGGCGGGCGGTCGGCGTCCTGGCCGGTCTCGGCGCGATCGCCGCCCCGTCGGGGAAGGACGGCGCGTGGCGCGTGACCGCCACGGTTCCCTCCGGCCAACTCGCGGCGGTCCTTTCGGCGCTCGCGTCGCTTCCGGAGGTGGAGGCCGTCGAGATCGCGAAGCCGGTCCGCCCCTTCAACCAGGACGCGGTCTGGGTTCACCAGTCGTTCGTCGGCCCGTCGCCGCAGCAGACGCCGATCTTCGACCACGGCCTCTTCGGCTGCGGCCAGATCCTGGCGATCGCCGACATCGCCCAGGACTACGACTCGTGCTACTTCCGCGACACGGTCAACGGCCCACCCCCCGTCGTTGCCTGCGGCGGCGCGCCCTGCCCGGCCGCGGCGCCCGCGCCGGGCCGCCGCAAGGACATCCTCTACTACAACTGGTCGGGCGGGCCTACCGGGGAGGAGGACACGTGTCCCGCGACCATCACCGGCACGTCCGGGCACGGCACGCACACGTCCGGAACGCTCGCCGGCGACGCGGCGCCGTATGCCGACTGCGCCGCGTACACCACGGCCGGACGCAACGGCGGGGATGGCCTCGCGCCCGGCGCCAAGCTCGTCGTCGAGGAGATGGGGGACGGCTTCGAGTACCTCAACAACCTCGGCGGCACGCTGTGGAACCTGGCCGACGTCGCGTACCAGACCGGCGCCCGCGTCCACTCCGACTCCTGGGGCGCGGCGTGCTTCGACCTCCTCGGGGAGTGCATCCCGGGATGCACGATGCCGTACGACTCGTACGCGCGCGACGCCGACCTCGCCATGTGGAGCCACCCCGACCTGCTGCTCGTCGCTGCTGCCGGCAACGCCGGGCTCTACTGCCCTCCGCCGATCTCGGTCGGCACGCCCGCGAACGCCAAGAATCCGATCTCGGTGGGGGCCGTCGGCCACGGGACCTCCGCCTCGACCCCGTCGGATTTCACGAGCCCGGGCCCGGTGGAGGACGGCCGGCTGGCGCCGACGATCGCGGCGCAGGGCGAGTCCACGGTCTCCGCCGCGTCCGACGCGAGCCTCTTCTCGAACAACTGCGCGAGCTGCTCCCTCGACGGCACGTCGATGTCGGCTCCGACCGTCGCGGGGCTCGCGGCGCTCGTGCGGGAGTACTTCACGGCGGGATTCTATCCGGGCGGCGCGCGCAATCCCGCGCTGGGCTTCGCCCCGAGCGCGGCCCTCTTGAAGGCGATCTTGGTCGACGGCGCCGTCGCCCTCGGCACCTCGGCGCCCAACCCGGATTTCACCGCCGGGTACGGCCGCGCGCAGCTCGACCGGACGCTCGCCTTCGCGGGAGGCACGTTCAGGCTCCGCGTCGACGACCGCCGGGAGGGGATCACGACGGGGAGCGTGGTCACCCACGCGTACGACGTTTCCGCGGGCTCTCCGTTCCGCGCGACGCTCGTCTGGACGGACTATCCCGCGGCGATCGGCGCCGCGGTCGCGAGGGTGAACGAGATCGAGCTCGAGGTCGTCGACCCCGCCGGGAACGTCTGGTTCCAGACCCTCGACCCGACGAGCGGGCTCCCGGTCCCCACCACCAACCCCGCGGCACCCCACGACGCGCGCAACGTCGTCGAGCGGCTGGTGTTCGACGCCCCCGCGGCAGGACGATGGGTGGTCCGCGTCCGCGGTGTCGCGGTCCCCTGGGCGCCGCAGCCGTTCGCGCTGGTCGTTCGGGGCGCTCTCGCCGATTGCCCGGCTCCCACGGCGCCCGGAGCGCCGTCGCTCTCGACCCCCGCGGACCGCCAGGTGCTCGTCTCCTGGGGCGCCGTCGCCGGGGCGGCGGCCTACAACGTCTATCGCAGCTTCGGCCCCTGCCCGGGCGGACCGTACACGCCGGTCGCGAGCGCGGTGACCGACCCGTCGTTCCTCGACACGACGGTCGACGGCGGCGTGACCTACACCTACGTCGTCACCGCCGCGTCGGACCCCTCGGGGACCTGCGAGTCGGGGCGGTCGCCGTGTGCGTCGGTCGTGCCCGCCGGCGACTGCACCCTCCCGCCCTCGTTTCGGGGGATCAAGGCCGCGGAGAGCGCGGGCCTTCCGAGCTGCACCGTCGTCCTGAGCTGGGACCCTGCGACCGCTTACTGCCCCGGTGACGTTCGCTACAACGTGTATCGCGGGGGGGCGAGCACCTTCGCGCCGGGACCCCAAAGCCGCATCGCACGCTGCCTCGTCGGGTCGTCGTTCACCGACTCGGTCGACCTCGTCGACGGCTCGATTCGCTGGTACGTCGTCCGGGCCGAGGACGCGTCGAGCGGCCACGGCGGTCCGTGCCGGGGGGGAAACGAGGAGATGAACACGACGGCGTTGGCGGCGTCCCCCGACGGTCCCCCGACGCTGGGAACCTGGTCCGACGACGCCGGCGACACGGGATCCGCCAAGATGGACGCGACGCCACCCTGGTCCGCCTCCCCGGCCGGGGGCCACGCGGGGCCCAAGACGTACAACGCATCCAGCTCCGCGGGGATTTGCGCCGACCTCGCCACCCCCGTCCTCGTGCTCGCCGATCCCGGACAGGGCCCCGCACTCCAGTTCTGGACGAAACACGATCTCGAGTACGACCCCTCCGGGGAGATCTTCGGCCGCGAGGGCTCCCTCGGGCAGGTCGAGATCGCAGCCGGACCGTCGTTCGTCAACTGGACGCGAGTGCCGCTCGCGCCGAACTACCCCGCGACGGTCGATTTCCCGTTCAACGACTGCGCGACGACGCAGAACCCGGGGAACTACTTCACGGGGCCCCAGGCCACGTACACGGCGTACACCGCCTCCCTCGCGAACTGGGCGGGAGGCGAGGTTAAGGTCCGGTTCCATCTCTCGGGGGACTACCTGTACCCCGGCGGAAGCTGGCAGGTGGACGACGTCGCGGTCGCGGGGGCCATGGTCCCCGGCGCCTGTGCCAGCGCCGCCGCCGGGCCTCCGCCGATCCCTGACGGCGCCATCGTGCCGGGCCAGCCCCTGAGGGCCTCGAGAAGCGGCGCGAGCGTCGTCTTGACCTGGGACGCGTCGCAGTGTCCGGCGGCAGCGGTCGACGTCTATCGTGGGACGATCGGGAATTTCACCGCGTTCAACGGCGGCGCCTGCGGACTTCCGCCGACCGGCTCGGCCACGCTCGCGATCCCGGACGGCTCCTGGTTCCTCGTCGCCGCGACCGACGGCGGGAGCGCGGACGGAAGCTACGGCCGCACGATATCGGGGAGCGAGATCGTGTACGCCGGCGCGTCCGCGGCCTGTCCCGGGATCGTGAGCCACGTCACCAACAACGCGTGTCCGTGA